CAAGTCCCCTTTTTTATAACGGCGTAACAAGCGTTCTCCGGCATTGAGCATCAAGGTGGTTAACACACCGGTTGAAAGCATGCCCAAATGATTGGTCATTTGGGGCGTAATTTCAATCTGCAGATAAAAGTTCTCCCCCTCTTCCACCTCATCTAACGGCGTGGTAATCAGGTCATCAAAGGTTTCCCCCACTTGCGGCTGTTTCTGGATATACTGCATCGCTTTAAGCACGTCCTGCCGGCTGATAATACCCAGTAATATTTGACGTTCATCCACAACCGGCAAAAGTTCAATCCCTTCCCAAATCATCATGTGTGCAGCCGAGGCCACAGACATTTTTGGGGAAACGGTTAACGGTTGATGTGTCATCACTTCACCAATGGTCAAGTCAACATCCCGGCCGATAATATCCTTAGCGGTCACCACACCGCAGACTTCGCCATTCTCCTTCACAACGGGGAACCGGCTGTGGCCGGTTTGGCGGCTTAAATCGTGCCAATCACTGACCTGTTGATCCGGTCGCAAGAAATAAGTCTTCTCAGCAGGAATAAGTATATCTTCCACTAACATAATTTCTTTTTTGATTAACCGGTCATAAATCGCCCGATTAATCATAGTCGCGACTGTGAAGGTGTCGTAGGCTGTGGAAATAATAGGTAATTCTAATTCATCGGCCAACCGTTTAGCATCATCCGTCGTGTCAAAACCACCCGTGATTAACACAGCGGCTCCGGCCTCCAAGGCGTACCGGTGAGCTTTGACACGATTGCCCACAATCAACAAATTACCGTCTTCCACATAACGCATCATATCTTCCAACCGCATGGCGCCGATGACAAACTTGTTCAATGTTTTGTGCAATCCGGCTCGTCCACCGATAACAGTACCTTCAACCACCCTGACCACTTCGGCAAAAGTTAATTTTTCGATGTGTTCATGTTCCTTTTTCTCAATACGGATCGTGCCCAC
The sequence above is a segment of the Caldalkalibacillus thermarum genome. Coding sequences within it:
- a CDS encoding DRTGG domain-containing protein, translating into MATKHEQILDYIRQLDVGSKISVRGIAKELQVSEGTAYRAIKDAEAQGLVSTIGRVGTIRIEKKEHEHIEKLTFAEVVRVVEGTVIGGRAGLHKTLNKFVIGAMRLEDMMRYVEDGNLLIVGNRVKAHRYALEAGAAVLITGGFDTTDDAKRLADELELPIISTAYDTFTVATMINRAIYDRLIKKEIMLVEDILIPAEKTYFLRPDQQVSDWHDLSRQTGHSRFPVVKENGEVCGVVTAKDIIGRDVDLTIGEVMTHQPLTVSPKMSVASAAHMMIWEGIELLPVVDERQILLGIISRQDVLKAMQYIQKQPQVGETFDDLITTPLDEVEEGENFYLQIEITPQMTNHLGMLSTGVLTTLMLNAGERLLRRYKKGDLVADTLNLYFLKPVQIEQKIQIHPRLFELGRKFGKVEIDVLHQGKLVAKGIMSAQLIDRS